In Festucalex cinctus isolate MCC-2025b chromosome 1, RoL_Fcin_1.0, whole genome shotgun sequence, the sequence ctaaaatccccgaccgcacaatttatacacttttctcattgaggcatttacatgttctcacatttctctcttgttcaaacattgacaatgttcaaaccttcctaaattttataaaatgggtatattactgcaaaagaatatgcaaaattgcacttaaaaaaaaatccgcgatacagcgagaccgcgaaaagtgaaccgtgttatagcgagggaagactgtagacAGTGTAAGAGCAATGTGAATCTTCCCCTTGTGAAATGAATCAGTATTTCACTGGAAGTTGACATCTGACACCACTGACTGACAGTAACGATGTTGCAAATGGTTCCTTGTGTTTGTACAGTACTGATCATGAACGACGAACTTCTCCAACGGATGGCGCAGAAACGAGTCTCTGGCAGCCGTCCTCCTCTCGTGACGTCTCGCTCCATGGAAACTTCTCTTCCCTTGAACTTCCACTCTTCAGCGTCCGAGGTGGAGGCCTGGCTCCAAGCAAAAGGCTTCAGTCAGCAGTAAGCGGCAAATCATTCTACGGAGCACAACACTGCCCTCTAGTGTCAGACTGTAGTAACAATCCACACTCAGCCCGAGGTAAGTGGGACGGTAGGAAAGTGAACAAAAACTAATTTCGAGTTTGCTTTTCCTTCCTCCTCTGTTAGGACGGTCCAAAGTCTTGGCGTTTTGACTGGAGCACAGCTCTTCTCTCTGAACAAGAGGGAACTATGTGAAGTGTCGCAGGATGAAGGGGGCAGAGTTTACAGTCACATTATGATGCAGAAGGTCATTCTTGAGGTTGGTGACTTAATTTGTTATTATGGGCAAtacctgtgtgcgtgtgtacatCTGTATGAATTTGTATTAAGGCTTATTCAGACATTTGGCTAACTCTGGTAAAcataacacaaatacaaaatgagaacACTCATAGGCAGCTGCTGCAGACCACAACTAACTCACATGGTCACACGCAGGCAAACTGACTCCAGCTCCCAAATTCACCCCCCTAAAGGCACAGATCCAAAACTCAAATAGGCTTACTACAGTATGTACAGTAGGCATGGACCGATATTAGATTATACCACAACGATATCCGTAAGCAAAATTATTGCAGGACCACAGTATTACAATGACAGCTCTAAAATtttgaaatccatccattttcttgaccacttattcctcacaagggtcgcggggctattttgaaatatttgggtaaataaaaacatttcttcCATTGAACACTATTTTAAtgttaaacaaaataaagaattcttttttctgttttaatacTTTTTAGTAAATAACAGTGTCACTTCCCCGTGATCTTCTTTTAGAACAGAATtgtgggctactcatgttgtcattGGGGCTAACTTGTGCCCACTGTcaacatgttgtttttgtttttaaggcaGTGGTGTCAAATCCAGTCCACGAGGgactgagtcctgcatgttttagaggtttcccacattcaacacagctgattcatatttaagctcatcagcaagcgctgcaggagcctgataatgatcctgatcattgaatcaggtgtgctggagtagagaaacctcaaaaacatgcaggattcaggccctcgaggaccggatcttgacacgtgTTTTAAGGCAATGCACATTTAACATCAAAGGAAAAAGGCGTGTATTTTGGTGTTTACATAGTGTCGCTTTTGTCGTcctcccgcctcctcctcctcctgtgtAACTGCTCAACCTTCCCCTCTATGCTCACCAAGAAGTGACTGGCCTCAAGTGGGAGGCTTGTTTACTATACTCTTCAAGCCTATAGTGCTTGGTTTAGAagtcctctttaaaaaaaaataaaaaaaataaataaataaataaaaagctcatTACCAGTGAGACTTTATTAGCGATTattgaaaccttgactttttaaaaccatgCTGACTTGTCAAACGGGTAATTGGCAATTTGTAATTCGAAaagtttaaatttgtattttatgttttgtgtgttGCCCCAACAAATGTGCAAATGTCTCCATTACCCACTAAATGTAAGGTTAACCAAGTGGCGGGGTTAATTAAGGTCTTGTCAGTATCCTCTGGCGAACTGGATGTGCCAATGTGTATGTTTTGTGTGCTTGTCGTACTCTGTATGTTTACAAATCCATTTTGTTTGCCCAACCTTGACTCGTGCATTTTGGCCCAATTGTTACTGACCTACTTAAAGGGACATGGATTTTAATTTGAAATCCTTAACAAATATGAGGATGTGTAACCTTTCCTTGCCTTCGATGCCTCTCACTCCTTCAGGATGTGCGGAAGGTCTCCGAATTGGAGAAGGCGATGCAGAGGCAAAAGCTGAAGATTGGCATGATGGAATGAGATGACGTACAGTACAGTCAAGTTATTAAGTGAACTCCATGCTTGGACAACACCAAAATGTGAATCATTTATTGAGCCGTGATGTTTTCTGTCTTCTGCACAGAAGATCTGCCAAGTGGCTAGACTGCTGATTGACAACATAGTTGCTGGTTTTGATCTTTTTAGTATTTCTGTtcgcccaacgtgcaagtaaaagcataaaaaaaaaggaaagtgttATAAGAATCGACTGAGATCATTTATCAGAGGTAGAAACACaggaaatgtcaacatttatttttaagacacGTTTGTCAAAATATGCAAAACTTGAGTTATTCCAAGAAAGACATCAtacaataaactttttttttttttctttaaatcagAAGCACctgattattttttcaagtacagtaGTCATTTTAATTGTCTGCCCTCTAATTGTATGCTGATCTACCAAATCTCAAATTGATTTCAAGTAGGCAGATTTATCTTAAGTGGAACTGTGACAATTTTCAAACGCACAAGTAACTTGATTCATTTCTTTGCACAGGTTTGGTACAGAagaatgtggagtaaacattttcgaTTGGCAAATACAtgtttgcaaatacatttcaatGTATTTAAATAACTTTGAATGTACTTGCAAGTACGTATTTGCAActacatttaaatacatttgtaagtACGCTTAAATGGTTACGGTAaatgtatttgccagtcaaaaatgtttaccccACATTGTCAGTTCCATACTTCGGTCGTTAAATTGAAGGATGGAATTCCTTCCCTTACTACATCCCGAGCTTTTCATTGCCAACGAATTAAGGTGGAAATAACTACAGTAATACATTTGCAGTAGAATGATTTTGAAATATCACCTGATTGTAGATCTCTGATAATTATATCCAACAACACAAAATCGAAACACACTTGAGCTAATGTAAAATCTCTTCTTTTGGTTTGTTTGAACAAACAAATTACCTGAGGTGAATTTATTATGCAAATACTGTATGCGCATCCTTTTCTAAGGACCTTGAAAGCAGCGGCACCAACAGCGAGAAGAGGTAGCGTGACTTTTCAGCATCTTTACTCCTCACATGTTAACGTCTGGTCCCAGCAGTCCCACTTGACGAGCTCCGTTCCCTGGAACCAGAGCTGAATCTCCCTTTGAGCTCCCTCCAGGGAATCACTGGCATGGACCACATTCCTTCACATCATAACAAATGATGAGTCCTTTACAGATGAGATTCCGATTCTGACATCAAATTTACCTGCTGACGTGGAGGCTGAAATCTCCTCTGACGGTGCCTGCTGGGGCCGCAGCAGGGTTGGTGGGTCCCACCATCACACGCGATGACTGGACCACATTGTGTCCTTCCCATACCTATATTGCAGCCCGAAGTTATCAGTATTTCAGGAATGTTCACATTTTGAGTTATTAATCATGATTTGTTAATTATCTTTTAGTTTGAAATAACATGAAAAAGACAGACATTGAGAGGTTGATATGTGAACAGTAGCCTAAATATTAGTGATATAAGTGCCAATAGTGGCCTGCAAGCTCCCTGTAGTGGTATGTGAGAGTATCACTGAATTAAATTTGAGGGTCACACAATAGAGCTCAGACCTTCACCAAGGCTGAACGATCCTAATTTGGATTAGTGGCAAATTGTATACCACATTCTAATATAATATGAAAATCGCATTCATcatttcaaaatgaatgtcaccGAGCTCTCACCATGACAACCACAGGCCCAGAGGTCATGTAGTCCACCAGGCTGGAATAGAAGGGCTTCTGCGTCAGTTGACAGTAGTGTTGAGACAGGAGCTCCTCGGACACCTTCTCAACACATTGGAAACGTATACTGGAAATCCTGAACATACGACTTAACATACGCGCAGTGGAATGTGCACCTGCAGCATTTTCAGGCCCACCAACTTGAAGCCCCTCTGCTCAAAGCGTCGGATGATCTGGCCCACGAGACGACGCTGGACACCATCTGGTTTCACAGCAATGAGAGTCCGCTCCTTCACATTTGCCAGACCTGCTAGCACATTAAGTACATGCATGGGTATACATTAATTGTGTGTTAAATCAAGGAAAATCTTAGTAATGGTGGGAAAATTATGACAATGGTATCAGCGTTCATATAGGGGAATCTCCATCGTTGAAGGGTACAATGGGAATCTCAAAAGAGTAAAATGTGATAAGAATTATGATTCACATCAAACATAACGAACAGAAGTCATTAAAAGGTTGGAGGGTGCCTTGACAGACCCAAGAGCTCTTCTGTatttggagtttttttgtttttgttttttctttgaagCATTATGATTACTTTTAgacagccatttttttaattgccagtagtctataataaaataatacaaataaggATATTATTAGCGTGGGCCAAAAGTGACACAGCACATAAGTGTTCATGGAAAATGAACAGTATTAAGGGTTAAAACAAACTTCCAGTGTTTTGGTTGCAGAGTAGAACTGTGCACGCTAACGGACGGCTTCATGCTGCCAATTATACATGTGACCCACGACACCGCACACCAATGGAGCTGTGAAGAGTCCTATATAGCACTACAGTACTCGGCAACACGTTTGCAGTCTGAATGGCGTCGAAGCGCGTCCTTTGGATTGATTACGCACAACGCGCGCAAAGATTTGGCACGATTGCGCGTTAAGATGCGCCTTTTGCCACCCCCCACCTATCATCTTCGCTTCTCCGACATTCAATGCAAGAGTTTGACAAAATGACGTGATCTAGCAAACGTCCAACACAAATACAGCTACTAAGATACCTAACAAATAGTGAACTTTCATGTATTATAAACATTGTTAAAAGTGTATGAAATCTAATGTGAAAGCATGTACTTACTAGAGTTGCTCCTGAAGCCGGTGAGCCGCACAGCAGGCAAGCGAGGAATCAGATTTGTGCTGGTTTGCCTGCCCCACGGAGACAAGAGTGGGAGGAACATAACGCGCTGCAACAACATGGTCGTGCGTTCGAGTCTGCCACCACCGACAGACTCTTGTCAGTTTAAACTCACGAGTCCCCCACACCCACCCCGCCTGACCCCCTCGGACTCTTGACTGTCTACAAACATGTTTAACTCCACTAGTGCCAAAAGTGAGTTTGCGGTTTGATAATTTGCTcgtttcatttatttgttgtgGGATAAAGTTCTTCCAGCAAGGTGGTCATGAACTGCCAGTGCAGAAAGTTTAAAGAGCGATAGCAATACAAATGACGTGACAATAAATCACGTGAGCCATTCCAAACTTGAACAATCTAGGCACCATAATGGGATGGGAGAATCTGGGTCTAATTGATTTGAGTGGCACACTTCACCACAGCTGAAAAAACTGAAAACATATGGAAAATAGATGGCTCAGAGTGTTTTAGTATGTGTTgcacaaatatttttaagatctttaaaataataaatgttgaTCAAAAACCCATTTTATGTTATATTTGATATGCAAGTAGGTGATTGAGAGCAATAAATAAACGCCAAATTGAGGGTACTCGAGCTATTTGGTAGCTTTTACTAAtgctaaaaattacattttgtctCACGCCAAGggcatgtatttaattttttctcatcttttgaAAATGTTCTCCTACTTTGGCAAGATACATACTTCAAAGTGTTAACAAATACACATTcggtatttacaaaaaaaaaagaaagcacttTATTAAATCAAGCAAATTTTCTCTTTCAGAATGGAATGATGTGAAAGATTTTAAGTTGAGAGTCCACCTCCTTCGGAGATGAAAAAACCTGAAGGCAAAAATTAACAGAAGCAGACATttcaaaaactcaaaatgagttaaaagtgctCAGTCCCAACTCAGCCTTGTGGCTGAGGCGAGGGAAAGAAGGCCTGGCTCAGACTGGTCCGGGTCtggggcaaaaaaacaaaaacaaaaagaagccaACTGCAGACCAGGTTAACATTTCGTGTCAATGAATCATTGGTGGGCGCTGCTttaaacgacaacaacaacaacaacaatgcgcCAAATGTCTACAGTAGAAACCAAAGAAACAGCAGCATCCTCAACCTTCCTACAACTTTGAACACGCGAGCCAAAGCATTTGGAGTGTTGGGCAAAGTGGTCAGCACATGCAGTCCTTGAACCCTGGTTTGACGTTCTGGCTGCATCTTGAAGTGGTTCAGTCGCGCTATAGCTTGATGGTGCTGGTGGGCAAGCTGCTGTTGCACAGTCTGTAGTAGCGAAGGTCGTTCACTAGCCGCTGCACGCTTTGAGTGAACGACGGCAGGTCCtttggaaagaaagaaagccagagTGACATTACAAACTTTACTGCTTTGTAGGGACGTAACAATGtcaaaacatcacaatatgatattatcacaaaatgaaggtcacgatacgatagttatcatcacaatattgtgtgaatGTTGGGcatacaatattgttaaaaaaaacaaaaaagctcagatatataaaaaaaaaaaaatatatatatatatatatatatatattgcaaagAATATAAActacaatctttaataacacttaacttttgaggcacttacttcctAATACAAGCACtcattgagttcctacacatattgactGTTCATCATCATATTAATTTTCACTTCATCTGACGTTTATAGagaggattttaaacatagaatacATAACAtaccttgtcaaaattaaactgcattaaaaaagtagccaccagagggtactagaactgcataaatagaaatcaacctgaccttttttttttcttttctttctttttttaaaataaacagatGCGCTGCCCTTGTTTAACTGTATAGATCCTCCCCTTTCCAAACATACTTTCGTTCTGTGTCTAAGTCCATATTGTGCAGTGGCGAGCGGTCATAGTAAGCTATTAATGCGGTGCATGCCCGaccccttcaaaataaaattattgaaaatatttctgtcagtgtcctctaaaatacaataccgtagttctactgttttggtcttaaattcctgtatattttgtcctgttttcctcgcgGGGAGCGTTTGTTTCGCGCATacacaatgagaaatcaattgtgttaGTTCAGTGAACGTTGTTTCTGTATGTGCatcttttgaatggcaaaaaagctgACAGTCAAGCAGCATATCTGACAATGCGCATAACtggcttacttggcttgttctgCAGTAAACAGTCACTGGTTTAGTTCAAGTTCATTGCCGAATCCCAATAAGTGCCCTTTTCATGGAGAACTTTTGGGGAAAAGAATAATTGAGGTGGTTATTCTACTCCTGAAGTAGTCATCACAAAACCAGGGAAGAATTTCGTCCGTCACTTTCAAGCCATGACGTACGAGAAACATAAATGACTCGCTGGCTGTTCAGAGGTGAGCAAACTGTTGATTTTTGGCTGAAATCACTTGTGGCTCCGCTTAAGTTTGTAAAGCGATCTAATGTCAGCACAAATGTTTGTAGTTAACAGGAAATGCTTTAATTGTCGCTCAGAAAGTTGGACTACTGTCGTAAAGTCCAGTGCAAAGAGTCTTCATATGACagcggtcatttttttcctctcccggGTTGAGCCCACTTCGTGGGCAtgagccagttccgaatactgtaaattccaacgtgTTGGCAAATGTGTGGGcatgtgattgtgtcatttcactcaccacggtgctggttatattCTAACGTTTTGTACAAACGCCACCAGCAAATGTTGTTTGGGGAAGTCACCCGTTTATTTCTTTCATCAACACTGCCAATGCCAAAGCACAGAGTACAACCGCTCTCGTTGTGAGCAGGAAAAAGCACCACAACGCTACTAAACCGCATGTCTCTTCCCTGGCTCCCTCACCCGAGACCTGTGTTGTGTTCAGTAACAGTCCGTCATAACAGTGCTCAACATAAACAGCAACCCCAGAACACACAACATTTAGTTCGTTACAAaattaaagtgtgtgtgtgcattaacctgtgtcagtcctgaatatttcccctttaatgttatacctacacagtggtattaaatcagaataaaataatacttaatattaaaattaacaataaaaatacccccaaattTTTACGGGCG encodes:
- the nme4 gene encoding nucleoside diphosphate kinase, mitochondrial isoform X1 translates to MLLQRVMFLPLLSPWGRQTSTNLIPRLPAVRLTGFRSNSTGLANVKERTLIAVKPDGVQRRLVGQIIRRFEQRGFKLVGLKMLQVSEELLSQHYCQLTQKPFYSSLVDYMTSGPVVVMVWEGHNVVQSSRVMVGPTNPAAAPAGTVRGDFSLHVSRNVVHASDSLEGAQREIQLWFQGTELVKWDCWDQTLTCEE
- the nme4 gene encoding nucleoside diphosphate kinase, mitochondrial isoform X2 — protein: MLLQRVMFLPLLSPWGRQTSTNLIPRLPAVRLTGFRSNSSLANVKERTLIAVKPDGVQRRLVGQIIRRFEQRGFKLVGLKMLQVSEELLSQHYCQLTQKPFYSSLVDYMTSGPVVVMVWEGHNVVQSSRVMVGPTNPAAAPAGTVRGDFSLHVSRNVVHASDSLEGAQREIQLWFQGTELVKWDCWDQTLTCEE